The DNA window TTTTACGGGCGGTTTAAGCCCTTTGAATTTATGAAGTGAGGTTCCTTGGGTCCACATTATTTTTATATCTATGATTAACTTTGCTTTTAAACACTCTACCTAGAACGGAATATCATCGTATTCAGGAACAAGTGGTGCTGTATTCCATCTATCGGCTGAGCTTTCGGCTTGCCGACGCCTACGAACAATCCGGTTCTCAGGTCTAGCCAATGCTGCAGAAGTAGAACCAGAACGAGTTGACTCTCTTGGCTGCGCTCTTGCGACAGTGTTTCCTGGTGTGCTGTCTGCTGTGTAATCCAGGAACTCATCAAGACTTAAACCAGAGGGAACAGGAGATTGAGAGCGTTGCTGAGTTCGGCGTTGCGCATCGATACCAAGTTCAGCAAACGAGATGCCATCTAGATCCTGACGAGTCGAGTTGGGGTCAACTCGTCTGATGGTGCCAAGAGACCAACCTGGATCTGGAGAAAGGTTGTCTGCTTGTTGCATGGCACGTTCTTCCATCTGACGACGGACAGATGCTGTGAATGGATCGGGTCGTACATCAATTGGTGGACCCCAACGATCATTCCTTCGATTAGCTCGTCTGCGACCTTCTCTGTTCTGACGCTCATCAGCGATGGGGTTTGTAAAGTTGGGATTAAAAGGCTGAGTGGACTGAATACGTCTGATACGTGCAGATTCGCCGATGTTGAATTGCGATTGATTACTCATTGCATTGACTGAATCAAGCAAGATGTTGCCAGATTCATTCTGTGCTGCATTGAGATTGATTAATGCTTGTGCAGAATCACGATCAAAGAAATCAGAGGGTGCTGTATTGCGTCCATTGAATGCCCTAATACGCATCAAGTCTTGAGGCAGGTTATCGAAATTCGGCTGCAATCCATAGAACTCCTGCATCTGCTGAGGATTTCTAGGTGTATTCACTGGCAAGGTTCCGTTTTGAACCATTGCTCCAATGCGATCATTAGCCATTACAACGTTGACTCGCATATGACTTGGTGTCAGTTCAACGCCTTGCAAAGAATCAATGTTTGCGTAATTCTCAGCAGGTTGATTAGCTCTCCATTGAACTTCACGGGTTCCAGTTGCTAAAGGTGTCCCGGAGTAAGGATTCCGTTCCCTATTTTCAAATTCTCTTCTCTGAGCATTTGTAGAAGTACTACGACCGAATGAATTCGATTGTCCTAGAGAAGGTGCATCAGGATGAGCGTTGTATTGCGCGGGACCCATTGCACGCCCTTGAGTATCAAGGATTGGAGGTGCAGGTCTTTGGGTGTAAGCAGGCAGCGGCCAGTTAATAGCCTGATTGACTTGCCATTGGCGCAGGTTCTCTACATCACCTGGGTTAAACAACTCTTGTGCAATAACACGGCCACCCGGTGTCTCCTCATAAATATCAATCAAGTTACGCTTAGCAGAGTTGCGTATTTCAGCAGGGGCTGAGTCTGCTCCAGTTGGGTGTGCTTCCATTCGATTTCGGACAGCATTTACAAATGCATCTCGCCTTTCACCTCTTGGAGTATTAGCTGGTAATTCCGTTCGAAGCGATGAGTAATCATCAGGAGCATTCCGCATCCTGTCCAGATCAGTTGCTGATATTGGCTGAGGCAGCTGACGAGGATTAAGGCGTTGCAGCAGATCCATATTGGCCCCAGCTTCTCGATTACGCCCATCACCGATATCTTCTAACTGACGTTCACGTACTCTTCTGACACCTTCAGCAATGATGGCATCGTCCAAATCATCTTGACGACCATACTCGTCAACTTCCCTGAATACTCCTTCTGCTCTTCGACGAACGTCAATTCCGTCAGGATACTGTTCATCGATATCACCACTGTAGTCGTAAGGTATATCAAGTCCACTTTCTAAGCGATTCTCAAACTCACGTCTTCTTACAGGAGGCGGAGGACCATCATCATAGCCGTCATAACCATAGTCATCGTCATACTCAGGCTGTTTGCCTACATAATTGTTCTCTAGATCTAAAGACTTACGCCTTTCTAATTCTTTTGAGATAGCTGACGACAACTGAGTATTGCCTCCATTTTTAGCTCGTTCAGCTAAATGCTGAGCATGCATTTCATTTACAACAAATGGAGAGACAGGTCTGATCCTTCCGTTTTCAACTAATCCATACTGAAGACCATCATTCTGCAAAGGTCCGAACCCTTTTTGCATGTAAATGTCAGCTCTACCAAAATCACCAGCAGCTGCACCAACTGGAGAATTTTCAACAAGACTGCCTTCAGGCAAATCTTTAATTGCTTTATCAAACCCTCTGTCTGCTGCTCTAGCGATCTTGACACGCCTGCTTCTTTCAGCGGCACTCTCATTACGAGGGGAACCATTGTCGTAGCTACCGTCGACAGACCAAGCTAAGGAAAAAACATCACCTTTGTTTTTGTCAGCGATTAAAGCTATCTGCTCAGGGTTTCCATAAATTGTAGTTTCGTTGGGATCAAACGAGGCGTTAGGAAGACCTGATCGGCTGGCCCTGATATCAACACGAGCATCTGTGCCAGGCACCAAGATTGTTTCGTTAAACCCCGAAGAAGGGAACCCTCGTGTCTCATTCACATTGATTTGATTGAGTTTATTAATTGCATCATTTAGCTGCTGACTTATGTTTTGAATAGGCTGTCCAGCCAATTCCATTCCAGCAAATCTTCGACCTCTGATATTCATTACTACTACGACTAAATATATTCCTTATTCTATCTAAATGTCCGACACTAAATATTTATCAGCAGGACAGCAAAGAAATTTTTGGCCTTCAACAAATACTTAACATTCACCTATAATCATTACAGATAATAGTAATAAGTAGCATGTCTAATTTAGGGAGGAATAAACAAATAACAGATGAGCTCTTGAATAAATTTGAGTATCTTTGCTTAAATGGAATGACGCGAGCCGAAGCCGCAGCTAAAGTTGGTTTTTCACTAGCTGGTATTCGAGTTGCATTAAAGAGGGCTAAACGTGCTTTACCTAGAAATAGATTGATCGATAAGGTTGAAGCCCGTAAACAAGAAATACAAGATTCAGGAAAGTCACAGAAATTTTGGGCTGGAGAGTTTGGTGTATCTCAACCAGCAATCTTTAAGGTATTCGCCAAATTACGAATATCTAAATATGGTAGGAACAGAAATCTACCTGGACCAAGCATTGACCATCAGAAACGTATTAAAGAATATCGTCAGATACTGGAACATATTCAGAAACATGGTGGATATGTTCCTCATGCTATTAAGGCTTTAGGTCTCAAGACACCTCCTCAGCCTGTTCGTGAGTTTGCTCGTGCTATTGGATTCAATTTAAGTCACTATCAATTTGCATGGAAGCAATATGGATTGTGGCTAACGCTTCCTGGTCCTTGGAAGAAACTTCCTCCAACGAACTATTCAGTGCCAGCAATCTGTCAAGGATGTAGCACAACAGTAAACCTCAATCTATGCAATGCCAAATCAGGTAAGACCAAAGGATGCAAGTTCTGCTCTTGCAAAGCAAAAGAGTTCTTTAAAGTAGAAAATAAAACAACAGGTGAGATACACCCATCAATCATGTCATGGGCACGGGAAGTGGGAGTGTACCCGCAATATCAGAAATATCGACTACTGCTTCAACAAAATGAATCCGTGATAATCAATGATAATATTTACAAGATAATTGAATAGCTTTAGAAAAAGGAAGTAATAGCTTAGATGATCGGTTATCCCATGCAAAAGCCGAACAACCTGCTTCATAGTAATCACATAGATTATTACTAATCGCAATAATCAAATGTTCGCACCTTCCCCTTTTACTCTTTTCAACGAGTTTGGATTCCCTACTCGTGATCGTGTGGTCGTTATTTCAGATAGCCAGATGGCTGAACTGAAGAAGAGCGAAGCTGAAAAGCAAATCGCATCACTCGAAGCTAGGAAATCAGAGTATGAGAATGCATTGACTACCTTGACATCAACAATCAAAAGCCTGAAGGCGGAGCACAAGCTCATTGAGCCTGCCACTCAACAGGAGGAATGACTGGATACTGGCCAGTACGGATGAGGTCCATGAATTCAGGCACTGGTATCTCACGGGCTGTCTCAGGGTCATCGTTTGACTCCCCGACAAGATTTACATACTCAGGATCTTGCGAAACAATGTCTCGTTCATCTTCATAGCTGGAGTAACGAGCGTTTATCCCCCACTGCTCGTACTCAGTATTGTCAGGCAGAATTTGGTTGACTTCACCATCAATCGTCAGTTCTAGTCGGCAGACTGTCAGCTTCTTGTTTAAGTTTCTGTATAGGGCTTGTATAAAGTCGTATGCCTCTTCCTCGTTGGCGAATGATTTATATGTCTGCTGTTCGCTAAATTCTTGATACTCATTGGCATTCCAGTAGATGGTTATGCATGAAGCATCTTGAATGGCTTGATCGCCGGGAGTGAGATTTAAATCCATAATAAAGTGAATTAGTTGTGAGGACTAAGGGAGGAATGGCTTAATCCTTAAGCGTCCTTGTATAGACCGTGACTCCTCCTTTTGCAAGTGTTTTACGGACATCAGGTTGCTCAAATAACTCAGCTATTTCCGCACTCATGTCATCACAATAAAGCTTATCTGTGCATCCGGTGAAGGCATCAAGCATTTCACTATCTAAGATGTACGGTTTAATTGCACTCCAGAATGGCTCCATTAAGCACAGGTAATTATCTCCTATCCCAGATTCACTGGAATCAAGTAGGTACGATGTAAACCTTTCCATTATGTGTGGCTTGTCGGCATTCTGTTGAGCAAATGAGAGCATTTGCTTTGCAGTATCTTCTACCGTATCAGCATCAATTGCAAAATACAGCTGACCAAAGTTGAAGTGCTTGTTGCCAACTTGATATGTACCATCGCTTTGGATATATTCCACCACGGCTTTCTTGCAGTATTCAACGAAATCCGATTCGGAAGGCATATCGAATAGATTCAGTTCTTGACTGTTCGTTGACGCATAAATCTTCTTCAACTTCCCAATCATTTTTTCCGTGAATGCATTGTTCAAAATATATTGTCCGAGCACATAGCCAAAGGCATCAGGATCGTTACCTGCACTGTGGAGCTGTTCGCAAAAGGAAGGCCACTCATCGTCTGATATCTCTCCTTCGGCTGATTCATCTTCAGCCTGACCAAGCGCTGCCATCATCTGCTCTTCAGTAAGCACAGTGACACCAAGCTCTTGAGCCTTCGCCAGTTTGCTGCCGCTCTCGTCCCCTGCCACCAGGAAGTCGGTGGTCTTGCTGACGCCTGATGCAATGGTTGCACCAGCAGCCTCAAGCAATGCTTCAACTTCCTTGCGGGTCTGACTGAGCTTGCCTGTTACACAGACACGTTTGCCACTGAAATCAATGGTTGCAGGTGTTGTGGAAAGTGATAGACCTCTTTTGAAAACCTCAGCAACTTCTGCTCCAAAGTCTGAGAAGTCACCACCTTGTCCCCACTCGTGATTGATTGTCTTAGCTGACAATTCAATCTTATCTTTGAACTCATCAAACCATTGACCTTGCAAAAGCTCTTCCCAATTATCAGAGCCTGCGTCACCTGCAAACAGCATCTCCCAAAGAGCATCACGGTGTTCTGGATGACGCTTGATATAAGCCAACGACAGGTTTGTGAAGGGGTTATCAGCTTCCTGAGAAAATGTGTCCCAAGCCCATTGGAAACTTGCTTTCATGTTTTGCTCGCCAAGAAGAGCTGCTACATAGTTTTCGACTACAGGTTTCCCAGCATTTAAGTACTCTTCTTCTGACACCTCTTGCTCGTGTACATACTGAGCAAAATCACTAAGCACGGCTTTCATACCGCTATCCCAAGCTTCTGCCAGGAAGAATGAGGCTGCCACATTCTGGTGACCACTCAACCATGCATTACCTTCTAATCCATCAAGCCCACGTTGGACCAAAGTCGCTAGGTCACTGCCTGCATCCGCAACAACATATCCACCGTTATCTCCTGCCCAATACTTTCGGTCCTTAATCATTTGGCTGAGCTGGTCAACATCGACCTCATCACCATCTATTGAGCCATCAGACATTGCTGCTTCCCACAGAGGTGAATAGTCAAAGCCGTGGCTCCACTTCGGGCTATAGCAGCACTCAACAAAGCTGATGACATCCAGGCTCATCTTGTATTTCTTGGCGTGCTCTTCTTCAGACAGGCGTTCACCGTTCTCGTTTAGGTACGCCTTGGCGGGGACGTAACGCCAGCATTTTGCATCCGTTGCTTGATTAATAACAGGTTCCCAGTCGCCTTCTTCATCAGGATCACCAGCGATGCAATCTTCGTAATCGTCTTCACTAATTAAGACAAGCATGGCGTATCTGTCATCAGTAGTGTCTTGCTCGATTACTGGCTCTTCTTTCTTGGGTTCTTCTACAGCAGGTTCTACAGTGTCAGTAGGCAGCTCAAACTTTTCCCACCTGCGATTCTGAACAAGATTATCAATCATGTTGTAGATATGAAACCCTGTGGTTGATGTCTCTAGTTCACCAGCAAGATTGC is part of the Synechococcus sp. WH 8016 genome and encodes:
- a CDS encoding BRCT domain-containing protein, which gives rise to MSASISNEELLAAIDAMHGCGNESLENWQDKLDFGYEEFLEQFNQAKFDGKKTEAELESVLDEWLGAENIELCPEKQAKLVTFIAGIATSGSDSWVRGHEALKYSIALTDEVSEERVEQIDMADFATYVDDDVVGHGVTGFQYISAAVEWCKKSIKEDLKDATDEEKAQFFESANYAYSYVGNWEFGQDAVAFVQRNPEWRNNLWLFYFENEDFISDSYEPLFMDQWFVEEFQEELKLNAKAIYKRWCDDGNEDLYNAYGPEVEEIFAQSGVVTNTVASFPEFKPKVTGRSRLQIREAFLAAAVGGAEDTTGIWKLLESKAGTDAYPEHGREMQRLVMYIASRLEKSNSNLAGELETSTTGFHIYNMIDNLVQNRRWEKFELPTDTVEPAVEEPKKEEPVIEQDTTDDRYAMLVLISEDDYEDCIAGDPDEEGDWEPVINQATDAKCWRYVPAKAYLNENGERLSEEEHAKKYKMSLDVISFVECCYSPKWSHGFDYSPLWEAAMSDGSIDGDEVDVDQLSQMIKDRKYWAGDNGGYVVADAGSDLATLVQRGLDGLEGNAWLSGHQNVAASFFLAEAWDSGMKAVLSDFAQYVHEQEVSEEEYLNAGKPVVENYVAALLGEQNMKASFQWAWDTFSQEADNPFTNLSLAYIKRHPEHRDALWEMLFAGDAGSDNWEELLQGQWFDEFKDKIELSAKTINHEWGQGGDFSDFGAEVAEVFKRGLSLSTTPATIDFSGKRVCVTGKLSQTRKEVEALLEAAGATIASGVSKTTDFLVAGDESGSKLAKAQELGVTVLTEEQMMAALGQAEDESAEGEISDDEWPSFCEQLHSAGNDPDAFGYVLGQYILNNAFTEKMIGKLKKIYASTNSQELNLFDMPSESDFVEYCKKAVVEYIQSDGTYQVGNKHFNFGQLYFAIDADTVEDTAKQMLSFAQQNADKPHIMERFTSYLLDSSESGIGDNYLCLMEPFWSAIKPYILDSEMLDAFTGCTDKLYCDDMSAEIAELFEQPDVRKTLAKGGVTVYTRTLKD